In Bicyclus anynana chromosome 22, ilBicAnyn1.1, whole genome shotgun sequence, the following proteins share a genomic window:
- the LOC112057689 gene encoding probable 39S ribosomal protein L45, mitochondrial encodes MANTILKRLWRPSQVLFLPSRTTTTKHYNPKYRTHRAKKYLKIDLPDMNEDESEFTQEKMRQKMKEKGILPPRPWMERPFYISATGGIFEAYVPPEGDGKASLVSPARAKQTVQLLEKKSKSMLAIRKVKTFDEDFDSKEFCIQAQNIYIKAHECLVSGDRRELRQYVTEKAYPEFRHNTRHKTIRWRFLESLEPPRVVHARCTDVVSKQNIFGQITVRFHSRQQLAVYDRFGRLLHGSEILAKDVLEYVVFEKHLSNMYGAWRVHDKIIPDWAPPKDPSRLTRLKPDPEPVPVVEEKKEQPAIADK; translated from the exons ATGGCGAATACTATATTGAAAAGG CTATGGCGACCGTCTCAAGTTTTATTCCTGCCATCGCGCACGACCACAACAAAACATTACAATCCAAAATACAGAACACACAGAGCCAAGAAATATCTCAAGATTGACTTGCCTGATATGAACGAAGATGAAAGCGAATTTACTCAGGAGAAAATGAGGCAGAAGATGAAAGAAAAGGGAATCTTACCACCCCGGCCATGGATGGAACGACCATTTTATATTAGTGCTACAG gtGGAATTTTTGAAGCATACGTCCCTCCAGAGGGTGATGGAAAAGCATCTTTAGTTTCGCCAGCGCGGGCCAAGCAAACTGTGCAACTGCTAGAAAAGAAGTCCAAGTCAATGTTGGCAATACGCAAGGTCAAAACATTTGATGAGGACTTTGACAGCAAGGAGTTTTGTATACAAGCGCAAAACATCTACATCAAGGCACATGAATGTTTAGTTAGTG GTGACCGTCGCGAGCTGCGGCAGTATGTAACAGAGAAGGCGTACCCCGAGTTCCGGCACAACACGCGACACAAGACAATCCGCTGGCGTTTCCTAGAGTCGCTGGAGCCGCCGCGTGTGGTGCATGCTCGCTGCACTGACGTCGTCAGCAAACAGAATATATTTGGACAG ATCACAGTCCGCTTCCACAGTCGGCAGCAGCTGGCCGTGTACGACCGCTTCGGGCGCCTGTTGCACGGCAGCGAGATCCTCGCCAAGGACGTGCTGGAGTACGTGGTGTTCGAGAAGCACCTCTCCAACATGTACGGCGCGTGGCGCGTGCACGACAAGATCATACCCGACTGGGCGCCGCCCAAGGACCCCTCCAGGCTTACCAG GTTAAAGCCAGACCCCGAGCCGGTTCCCGTTGTAGAAGAGAAGAAAGAACAACCCGCCATAGCTGataaataa